A stretch of the Rosa rugosa chromosome 5, drRosRugo1.1, whole genome shotgun sequence genome encodes the following:
- the LOC133711034 gene encoding pentatricopeptide repeat-containing protein At1g06710, mitochondrial yields MSRRHFSSLLFNSISSSPLFSKNPSQSFVSSLKSYPQNLNLCRQCLFSRFLCTSPPDNLDGLLDPQDFSTPETHSLSAQDFAFLRDSPKLDPDKCSNDAVLISNAIRNSSDSFGDETHKFLRRFRDNLNETLVVQVLSLVKSPELGVKFFIWAGRQIGYSHTASVYNALLELLECGSSSDRVPEHFLREIKGEDREMLRKLLNVLIRKCCRNGLWNVALEELGRLKDFGYRPSQATYNALVQVFLRADRLDTAHLVHGEMLELGFKMDEYTLGCFGHALCKAGRWKEGLALIEKEEFVPNTVLYTKMISGLCEASLFEEAMDFLNRMRCNSCIPNVVTFRILLCGCLKKKQLGRCKRILSMMITEGCYPSPGIFNSLVHAYCRSGDYSYAYKLLKKMVRCGCQPGYVVYNILIGGVCGNEELPTLDLLDMAEKAYGEMLTAGVVLNKVNVSNFVRCLCGHGKFDKAYKVINEMMSKGFVPDTSTYSKVIGFLCNASKVEQAFLLFEEMKKNGVVPDVYTYTILIDSFSKAGLIEQARNWFNEMVGNGCAPNVVTYTALIHAYLKARKVPDANQLFEMMLTQGCIPNAVTYSALIDGHCKAGETEKACLIYERMRGNVEVPDVDMYFKIDDQSLKEPNVHTYGALVDGLCKANKVREAGDLLDAMLVEGCEPNHIVYDALIDGFCKSGKLDEAQKVFAKMSEHGYSPNVYTYSSLIDRLFKDKRLDLVLKVLSKMLENSCSPNVVIYTEMVDGLCKVGKTDEAYKLMLMMEEKGCNPNVVTYTAMIDGLGKAGKIDKCLELFKAMSSKGCAPNFITYKVLINHCCAIGLLDEAHKLLDEMKQTYWPKHLAGYRKVIEGYNREFIASLGLLNEISECDSLPIVHIYRVLVDNFVKAGRLEVALELHEEISSSTPFTSVSKDMYTLLIENLSHANKADKALQLFAEMIRLGGYPELSTFFHLIKGLIKINRWDEALQLSDSICQMDIQWASA; encoded by the exons ATGAGCAGAAGACACTTCAGCTCTCTACTCTTCAACTCCATCTCTTCTTCTCCCCTTTTCTCCAAAAACCCATCCCAATCCTTCGTTTCTTCACTCAAATCATACCCCCAAAATCTCAATCTCTGCCGCCAATGTCTCTTCTCCAGATTCCTCTGCACCTCTCCGCCGGACAATCTCGACGGCCTCCTCGATCCCCAGGACTTCTCTACGCCGGAGACCCACTCTCTTTCCGCACAAGACTTCGCCTTTCTGCGCGACTCGCCGAAACTTGACCCCGATAAGTGTTCTAACGACGCCGTTTTGATTTCTAATGCCATTAGGAATAGTTCCGATTCATTTGGGGATGAAACCCACAAGTTTCTTAGGAGGTTTAGGGATAATCTGAATGAAACTTTGGTGGTGCAGGTGTTGAGTCTTGTAAAGAGTCCTGAGTTGGGTGTCAAGTTTTTCATATGGGCGGGTAGGCAAATTGGGTATAGTCATACTGCTTCCGTATATAATGCATTGTTGGAGTTACTGGAGTGTGGTAGTAGTAGTGACAGAGTACCGGAACATTTCTTGCGAGAAATTAAGGGTGAGGATAGAGAAATGCTTAGGAAGTTGCTTAATGTGTTGATTCGCAAGTGCTGCCGAAATGGGTTGTGGAATGTAGCTTTGGAAGAGCTTGGGAGGCTTAAGGATTTCGGGTACAGGCCGAGTCAAGCAACTTACAATGCTTTGGTTCAGGTGTTTTTGAGAGCTGATAGGCTGGACACGGCGCACTTGGTTCATGGGGAGATGTTGGAGTTGGGGTTTAAGATGGATGAGTATACATTAGGTTGTTTCGGTCATGCCCTGTGTAAAGCTGGGAGGTGGAAGGAGGGACTTGCATTGATTGAGAAGGAAGAGTTTGTGCCCAATACTGTGCTTTATACCAAGATGATATCTGGGTTGTGTGAGGCTTCACTTTTTGAGGAAGCTATGGATTTTTTGAACAGAATGCGCTGTAATTCTTGCATTCCTAATGTTGTAACCTTTAGGATTTTGCTTTGTGGATGTTTGAAGAAAAAACAGCTTGGCAGGTGCAAGAGAATTCTTAGTATGATGATCACGGAAGGTTGTTATCCTAGCCCTGGGATATTTAATTCTCTTGTTCATGCTTATTGCAGATCAGGAGATTACTCTTATGCTTATAAGTTGCTAAAGAAAATGGTCAGATGTGGGTGCCAGCCAGGCTATGTGGTTTACAATATCTTGATTGGTGGTGTCTGTGGAAACGAAGAATTACCTACCTTAGATTTGTTAGACATGGCTGAAAAAGCTTATGGTGAGATGCTTACTGCAGGGGTTGTTTTAAATAAGGTAAATGTAAGCAATTTTGTGCGATGTCTTTGTGGCCATGGGAAATTTGACAAAGCCTACAAGGTCATCAATGAAATGATGAGCAAGGGTTTTGTTCCCGACACTAGTACATACTCTAAAGTTATTGGCTTTTTGTGCAATGCCTCCAAGGTAGAACAAGCATTTTTGTTGtttgaagaaatgaaaaaaaatggtGTTGTTCCTGATGTCTACACCTATACTATCTTAATTGATAGTTTTTCTAAGGCTGGCCTTATTGAACAGGCTCGGAACTGGTTTAATGAAATGGTAGGAAATGGTTGTGCACCAAACGTGGTAACTTATACTGCTCTTATACATGCATACCTTAAAGCAAGGAAGGTGCCAGATGCAAATCAACTCTTTGAGATGATGTTGACTCAAGGTTGCATTCCTAATGCTGTTACTTACAGTGCTTTGATCGATGGCCATTGTAAAGCTGGAGAGACTGAAAAGGCTTGCCTGATTTATGAAAGAATGAGAGGTAATGTGGAAGTCCCTGATGTTGatatgtatttcaaaattgatGATCAGAGTTTGAAAGAACCTAATGTTCATACTTATGGAGCTTTGGTGGATGGTTTATGTAAAGCCAACAAGGTCAGAGAGGCCGGTGACTTATTGGATGCTATGTTGGTAGAAGGTTGTGAACCTAACCACATTGTTTATGATGCTCTTATAGATGGATTTTGCAAGTCTGGGAAGCTCGATGAAGCACAAAAGGTGTTTGCTAAAATGTCAGAGCATGGGTATAGTCCAAATGTGTATACGTACAGCTCTTTGATTGACAGGTTGTTCAAGGATAAAAGACTGGATCTTGTTTTAAAAGTTCTGTCTAAAATGTTAGAGAACTCTTGTTCACCAAATGTTGTTATCTATACAGAGATGGTCGATGGCCTTTGTAAGGTTGGAAAGACAGATGAAGCTTATAAGCTTATGCTAATGATGGAAGAAAAAGGATGTAATCCAAACGTTGTGACTTACACTGCGATGATAGATGGCCTTGGGAAAGCAGGCAAAATTGACAAATGTCTTGAGCTCTTTAAAGCAATGAGCTCCAAGGGTTGTGCTCCCAATTTTATCACCTACAAGGTTTTGATAAACCATTGCTGTGCAATTGGTCTTTTGGATGAAGCTCATAAACTTTTGGATGAAATGAAACAAACATATTGGCCAAAGCATTTGGCAGGCTACCGTAAAGTTATTGAAGGTTACAACCGAGAATTCATAGCCTCACTTGGGCTTTTAAATGAGATAAGTGAGTGCGACTCATTGCCAATCGTTCACATATACAGAGTTTTGGTTGATAATTTTGTAAAGGCTGGAAGACTGGAAGTGGCTCTGGAGCTGCATGAAGAGATTTCTTCATCTACCCCTTTTACATCTGTGAGCAAGGATATGTATACTTTACTGATTGAGAACCTATCACATGCAAATAAGGCTGATAAGGCACTGCAGTTGTTTGCAGAAATGATAAGGCTGGGTGGTTATCCAGAGCTGAGTACATTTTTCCACCTCATCAAAGGGCTTATTAAAATTAATAGGTGGGATGAAGCTCTTCAACTATCAGATAGCATATGCCAGATG GATATTCAATGGGCTTCTGCATGA